Proteins co-encoded in one Papaver somniferum cultivar HN1 chromosome 5, ASM357369v1, whole genome shotgun sequence genomic window:
- the LOC113283106 gene encoding 11S globulin subunit beta-like, with product MKSSSLVCLGFCFVFVLNGCLGQIEQQGGGWQTQQQQQQSRHYQGQSQCRIENINAQEPNRRVESEAGVTEFWDQNNEQFECAGVAPARYIIQPNGLLLPFFVNAPRLVYIVQGRGMSGALIPGCPETFHSIRQSVQQLRGRSQQQGGARDQHQKIRSIRQGDILALPAGVTHWLYNEGKTPLIAVSLHDTSSNANQLDRQLRKFQLAGSHQTQTSSYQQRVQQRQQARGQQQDVPENNIFNGFNVETLAEAFGVSTETARRLQGQDDQRGNIVFVEGGLHAIRPQQGEEEEEQEQRYRTTNGLEETICSMRLKQNIANPTRADIYSEKGGRITTLNSQKLPILNFIQMSAERGVLYQNALYAPHWNLNAHSVMYVTRGSCRCQIVGNQGRQVFDGQLNQGQMLVVPQNFAVVKQAGNEGFEWVSFKTNDNAMTSPLVGKTSVFRAMPVHVLMNAYQISREEANRLKYNREQETMILTPGSRSQVRASA from the exons ATGAAGTCCTCATCTTTAGTTTGTCTTggtttttgctttgtttttgtgttgaatGGTTGTTTAGGTCAGATAGAACAGCAAGGAGGAGGATGGCAaacccagcagcagcaacaacagtcaCGCCATTACCAAGGCCAAAGCCAGTGTCGCATTGAGAACATCAATGCACAAGAACCTAACCGCCGTGTTGAGTCCGAAGCTGGTGTTACAGAGTTTTGGGACCAGAATAACGAACAATTCGAGTGTGCTGGTGTCGCCCCTGCGCGATATATTATCCAGCCTAATGGACTTCTCTTGCCATTTTTTGTTAATGCACCAAGACTTGTCTACATTGTTCAAG GTAGGGGTATGTCTGGAGCTCTTATCCCTGGCTGTCCTGAAACTTTCCACTCAATTCGACAATCCGTGCAGCAACTAAGAGGAAGAAGCCAGCAACAGGGAGGTGCTAGAGATCAACATCAAAAGATCCGTAGCATTAGACAAGGAGATATCTTGGCTTTACCTGCTGGAGTAACTCATTGGTTGTATAACGAGGGAAAGACCCCGCTTATTGCCGTCTCCCTTCATGACACAAGCAGTAATGCTAACCAGCTCGATCGCCAACTCAGG AAATTTCAATTGGCCGGAAGCCACCAAACACAAACTAGCTCATACCAGCAACGAGTACAACAGCGTCAACAGGCAAGAGGCCAACAACAAGATGTCCCAGAAAACAACATCTTCAATGGCTTCAATGTTGAAACTTTAGCTGAGGCTTTTGGAGTGAGCACCGAAACAGCAAGGAGACTACAAGGACAAGATGACCAGAGAGGTAACATCGTTTTCGTTGAAGGCGGGCTTCATGCTATCAGGCCACaacaaggagaagaagaagaggaacaagaacAACGTTACAGGACCACAAACGGGTTAGAGGAAACTATTTGCAGCATGAGACTCAAGCAGAACATAGCCAATCCAACAAGGGCTGATATTTACTCAGAAAAAGGTGGGAGAATCACTACTCTCAACAGTCAGAAGCTACCCATCCTTAACTTCATTCAAATGAGTGCCGAGAGAGGAGTTCTTTACCag AATGCTCTATATGCACCACACTGGAACTTGAATGCCCACAGCGTGATGTACGTCACCAGAGGAAGCTGTAGGTGTCAGATTGTAGGTAACCAAGGTCGCCAAGTCTTCGATGGACAACTCAACCAAGGTCAAATGTTGGTTGTTCCTCAGAACTTCGCTGTGGTTAAACAGGCTGGAAATGAAGGATTTGAATGGGTATCTTTCAAGACTAACGACAACGCTATGACAAGTCCACTGGTTGGTAAGACTTCCGTATTCAGAGCAATGCCCGTACATGTGTTGATGAATGCATATCAGATCTCAAGGGAAGAAGCCAATAGATTGAAGTACAACAGAGAACAAGAGACTATGATACTTACCCCAGGATCTAGATCTCAGGTTAGAGCTTCTGCTTAA
- the LOC113283107 gene encoding acetylornithine aminotransferase, mitochondrial-like — MNCLNSLISGYVSPVGNHSQLFNVGKGRYPIRLQNSYKVCASLSVEEPLTSTNSTNNLGFRNSEEIMAAEANLLVGTYNRAAVVVASGKGCTLYDVEGKEYLDMASGIAVNALGHGDEDWVNAVTQQANILTHVSNVYYSVPQLELAKRLVDGSFADRVFFCNSGTEANEAAIKFARKYQRFSHPDEKQPAAEFISFTNSFHGRTMGALALTSKEQYRLPFEPVMPGVSFLEYGNIEAAKEAIQRGKTAAVFVEPIQGEGGIYSATKEFLQSLRDACDAAGSLLVFDEVQCGLGRAGYLWAHEIYGVFPDIMTLAKPLAGGLPIGAVLMTEKVASAINYGDHGSTFAGSPLVCNAAVAVFDKVTKPGFLASVTKKGEYLKELLLQKLGGNKHVKEIRGTGLIVGVELDVSASPLVDACRNSGLLILTAGKGNVVRIVPPLVISEQELELGVNILSKCMSAIDES, encoded by the exons ATGAATTGTTTGAATAGTTTGATCAGTGGTTATGTTTCTCCAGTTGGAAATCATTCTCAATTGTTTAATGTTGGAAAAGGAAGATATCCTATTAGATTACAGAATTCTTATAAAGTTTGTGCATCTCTTAGTGTTGAAGAACCACTGACCTCTACAAATTCAACTAACAATCTAGGGTTTAGGAATAGTGAAGAGATTATGGCAGCAGAAGCAAATCTTCTTGTTGGAACTTACAATAGAGCTGCAGTTGTGGTTGCCAGTGGAAAGGGGTGTACATTATATGATGTTGAAGGGAAAGAATACTTGGATATGGCCTCAGGTATCGCGGTCAATGCACTTggacatggtgatgaagattggGTGAATGCAGTCACTCAGCAGGCTAATATTCTTACTCATGTCAGTAATGTGTACTACTCAGTGCCTCAG TTGGAACTTGCAAAGCGTCTAGTGGACGGTTCTTTCGCTGATCGTGTTTTCTTTTGCAACTCTGGAACTGAGGCAAACGAAGCAGCTATTAAATTTGCGAGGAAATATCAACGGTTTTCACACCCTGATGAGAAACAGCCAGCTGCAGAGTTCATTTCATTTACTAATTCATTCCATGGGAGGACAATGGGCGCTCTTGCTCTGACGAGTAAAGAACAGTACAGGTTGCCATTTGAACCTGTTATGCCTGGAGTTAGTTTCTTAGAGTATGGTAATATAGAGGCTGCAAAAGAAGCAATTCAACGGGGCAAAACAGCGGCAGTCTTTGTGGAACCCATCCAGGGAGAAGGGGGGATATACAGCGCAACAAAAGAATTTTTGCAGTCACTGCGTGATGCATGTGATGCTGCTGGATCCCTCCTGGTATTCGACGAG GTTCAATGCGGATTAGGCCGAGCTGGGTATCTTTGGGCACATGAAATATATGGTGTTTTCCCAGACATAATGACACTGGCCAAGCCTCTGGCTGGAGGTCTTCCTATTGGCGCCGtcttgatgacagagaaagttgCTTCTGCGATAAATTATGGTGATCATGGAAGCACCTTTGCTGGATCCCCACTCGTCTGTAATGCAGCTGTGGCCGTATTCGATAAAGTCACAAAGCCTGGGTTCTTAGCTAGTGTCACCAAGAAAGGGGAATATTTGAAAGAATTGTTATTACAGAAACTGGGAGGAAACAAGCATGTAAAAGAAATACGTGGGACTGGACTTATTGTCGGGGTTGAGTTGGATGTGTCTGCCTCACCTCTTGTTGATGCTTGTCGCAATTCTGGTCTTCTAATTCTAACTGCAGGGAAAGGAAATGTGGTAAGAATCGTCCCTCCTTTGGTTATATCTGAGCAAGAATTAGAACTTGGGGTTAACATTTTGTCTAAGTGTATGTCTGCAATTGATGAAAGTTAG
- the LOC113283108 gene encoding inositol phosphorylceramide glucuronosyltransferase 1-like gives MMMRSRISKLFGFLVIFSSLFQLGITAANTGSTKPQAYVTLLYGDEFLLGVRVLGKSIRDTGSKKDMVVLVSDGVSDYAKDLLQADGWIVEVISLLANPNQVRPKRFWGVYTKLKIFNMTKYSKVVYLDADTIVVKSIEDLFKCQKFCANLKHSERMNSGVMVVEPSDKIFKDMMSKITTLHSYTGGDQGFLNSYFTGFANAHVFEPNLSPEVMKSRPVPDMERLSTLYNADVGLYMLANKWMVEEKELRVIHYTLGPLKPWDWWTSWLLKPVDVWQNVREQLQETLPGTGGGSNPNDDRVVKFLFLLPLLALVFCFYRSFTKMQKDFFVSTNSLCDNIRHVYYRFRSGGGLAYSAVGVSPTSIISSKEQFPIGSHPPAYLGGLSILVCFTAALVSLGLAFSLVPRQVMPWTGLLLVYEWTFTIFFVTFGGYLHLIYKWGKSASAHAGALSTNSESFAYEAGKGHQRHVSACDAASWYYGLGMAFLAVTAPSLPCLFGITALFPRLGLMVAGGIILASFMTYSSEHLAIRAFLRGWEERDAPRTRSFCLIC, from the exons atgatgatgagatcCAGAATTTCGAAATTATTCGGTTTTCTGGTTATCTTCTCATCATTATTTCAACTTGGAATTACTGCTGCTAATACTGGATCTACAAAGCCACAAGCTTATGTAACTCTTCTATATGGAGATGAGTTTTTACTTGGTGTTCGTGTTCTTGGGAAATCTATTCGTGATACTGGATCCAAAAAAGATATGGTAGTTTTAGTCTCTGATGGGGTCTCTGATTATGCTAAGGATCTCCTTCAG GCTGATGGTTGGATTGTGGAGGTAATAAGTTTGTTGGCTAACCCCAACCAAGTACGGCCTAAAAGGTTTTGGGGAGTGTatacaaaactaaaaatattTAACATGACAAAGTATAGCAAAG TGGTGTATCTTGATGCAGATACTATTGTGGTCAAGAGTATCGAGGATCTTTTTAAATGTCAGAAGTTTTGTGCAAATTTGAAGCATTCGGAGAGGATGAATTCAGGAGTCATGGTTGTGGAGCCATCTGATAAAATTTTCAAGGATATGATGAGCAAAATTACCACATTGCATTCATATACAGGag GAGATCAAGGGTTTTTGAACTCGTATTTCACTGGATTTGCCAATGCACATGTTTTTGAACCGAACTTATCGCCAGAGGTGATGAAATCTAGGCCAGTGCCTGACATGGAGCGACTATCTACCTTATATAATGCAGATGTTGGTCTCTACATGCTGGCTAATAAG TGGATGGTAGAAGAAAAAGAACTCCGTGTTATCCACTACACGCTTGGTCCCCTTAAACCTTGGGATTGGTGGACGTCATGGCTTTTAAAACCGGTTGATGTCTGGCAG AATGTTCGGGAACAGCTCCAGGAAACACTTCCAGGAACAGGAGGTGGCAGCAACCCTAATGATGACCGCGTTGTCAAATTTCTTTTTCTGCTTCCTTTACTTGCTCTTGTTTTCTGCTTCTATCGGTCTTTCACTAAG ATGCAAAAGGACTTTTTTGTTTCTACCAACTCGTTGTGTGACAATATTAGACATGTCTACTATAGATTCAGATCTGGTGGCGGTCTTGCTTATTCTGCTGTTGGTGTTTCTCCCACATCTATAATTAGCTCCAAGGAACAG TTTCCTATTGGGTCGCACCCGCCTGCTTATTTGGGGGGACTGTCTATATTGGTTTGCTTCACGGCTGCTCTAGTGTCACTTGGACTTGCATTTTCACTTGTTCCTCGGCAAGTGATGCCGTGGACAGGTTTGTTGCTGGTGTATGAGTGGACGTTCACAATATTCTTTGTAACATTTGGAGGATATCTTCATCTAATTTATAAGTGGGGGAAATCAGCATCAGCTCATGCAGGAGCTCTTTCTACCAACTCTGAGTCTTTCGCTTATGAAGCTGGTAAAG GTCATCAACGACATGTTTCTGCCTGTGATGCTGCCTCGTGGTACTATGGGTTAGGGATGGCATTCCTAGCAGTTACTGCTCCTTCATTGCCATGCCTATTTGGGATAACTGCACTTTTTCCAAG GTTGGGATTAATGGTTGCTGGTGGAATCATTTTGGCCTCTTTTATGACATACTCCTCAGAGCACCTGGCAATCAGAGCATTTTTGAGGGGCTGGGAAGAGCGTGATGCTCCTCGGACAAGAAGTTTTTGTTTAATATGTTAA